The following are encoded together in the Budorcas taxicolor isolate Tak-1 chromosome 4, Takin1.1, whole genome shotgun sequence genome:
- the GIMAP2 gene encoding GTPase IMAP family member 2, which produces MGQNEGSPSVNLLLAGPLKSHPAHCARGSELRIILVGKTGTGKSATGNSILQKPAFESRLSARSLTQTCSESRGSWGDREVVVIDTPDMFCGKHLSDSLYQEVQRCYLLSAPGPHVLLLVTQLGRFTTEDQQAVQGVKEIFGEGVMKHTVIVFTRKEDLEGGSLRDYIQGSDNRALSELVAACGGRVCAFDNRATGSIRDDQVKELMDLIESLGTVERGDHYTNRLYSLLTQSDCGPVHSEERLQDVKRSFVKYMEIQRRGTIVAKANCLRKALIQAVLCIVWCAQVSAALLIQLFCVWHRTCDFFCHLPFSMCSLFCSLLLVVPKKLVMIFRKTGRLECKTPVS; this is translated from the exons ATGGGCCAAAATGAAGGCAGTCCCTCTG TAAACTTGCTCTTAGCAGGACCTTTAAAGAGTCACCCAGCTCACTGTGCCAGAGGATCAGAGCTGAGAATCATTCTGGTGGGCAAAACGGGAACTGGCAAAAGTGCGACAGGGAACAGCATCCTCCAGAAGCCAGCATTTGAGTCCAGGCTGAGTGCCCGGTCCTTGACGCAGACTTGCAGTGAGAGTCGGGGCAGCTGGGGAGACAGAGAGGTGGTGGTTATTGACACACCAGATATGTTTTGCGGCAAGCACCTCTCTGACTCCCTGTACCAAGAGGTGCAGAGGTGCTACCTGCTCTCTGCCCCAGGCCCCCACGTGCTGCTCCTGGTGACACAACTGGGACGATTCACCACGGAGGACCAGCAGGCTGTTCAGGGGGTGAAGGAGATCTTCGGAGAGGGTGTCATGAAGCACACAGTTATTGTCTTCACCCGCAAGGAAGACCTCGAGGGAGGCTCCCTGAGGGATTATATCCAAGGCTCAGACAACAGAGCCCTAAGCGAGCTGGTGGCAGCGTGTGGGGGGCGAGTGTGTGCCTTTGACAACCGTGCTACAGGGAGCATCCGGGATGACCAAGTGAAGGAGCTCATGGATTTGATTGAGAGCCTGGGGACAGTGGAAAGGGGTGACCACTACACTAACAGGCTGTACAGCCTTCTAACACAGTCAGACTGTGGGCCTGTACACTCAGAGGAAAGACTGCAAGATGTCAAAAGGAGCTTTGTAAAATACATGGAAATTCAGAGACGTGGTACAATCGTGGCCAAAGCGAACTGCCTGAGAAAAGCCCTAATCCAAGCTGTGCTGTGTATTGTATGGTGTGCTCAGGTGTCTGCCGCATTGCTCATTCAGTTATTTTGTGTATGGCACAGGACGTGTGATTTCTTTTGCCACTTACCCTTTAGTATGTGCAGTTTATTCTGTAGTTTACTGTTAGTCGTACCCAAAAAATTAGTGATGATTTTTAGAAAGACCGGTAGACTGGAATGCAAGACTCCTGTGTCATAG